The Desulfosoma sp. genome has a segment encoding these proteins:
- a CDS encoding MoxR family ATPase — protein sequence MPQTGLPTSHEDVSPHHEDMVRAQEAIAKAMQTLGRYLHGKEKALRLAFICFFSRGHLLIEDLPGLGKTTLAIGLAKVLGLSFGRIQCTSDLLPTDITGLSIFNKTAGVFEFHPGPIFHNIILVDEINRATPKTQSALLEAMGEKQVTLEGRTMDLPKPFFVIATQNPAEQFGTFPLPESQMDRFMMRIRIGYPSREAELEILRGGSQRRKLYSLDPVVDQETVLMIQGFIRKRMITSDHLLDYLMRIIEETRRSEYLTTGLSTRGSLALLHTSRAHAFMEGRDYVIPEDVKAVAPYVIPHRVFFREEYSSVDKKEIIRLILEQVPVPA from the coding sequence ATGCCCCAAACCGGGTTGCCCACGAGCCATGAAGATGTTTCTCCGCACCATGAAGACATGGTCCGAGCTCAAGAAGCCATCGCGAAGGCGATGCAAACCCTTGGTCGTTATCTGCACGGCAAAGAAAAGGCCTTGCGGTTGGCTTTCATCTGTTTTTTTTCGCGCGGCCATCTTTTGATTGAAGATCTTCCCGGCTTGGGCAAAACCACGCTCGCCATCGGTCTGGCCAAGGTTCTCGGCCTTTCTTTCGGACGTATTCAGTGCACCAGTGATCTTCTGCCTACGGACATCACGGGCCTTTCCATTTTCAACAAGACGGCGGGGGTGTTTGAGTTCCATCCGGGTCCCATTTTTCACAACATCATTCTCGTGGACGAAATCAATCGAGCCACTCCCAAAACCCAAAGCGCTTTATTGGAAGCCATGGGTGAAAAACAGGTGACCCTGGAGGGACGCACCATGGATCTTCCTAAACCCTTTTTCGTCATCGCCACTCAAAATCCTGCGGAACAATTCGGCACCTTTCCTTTGCCGGAATCCCAGATGGATCGATTCATGATGCGCATTCGCATCGGTTATCCAAGTCGGGAAGCGGAATTGGAGATTTTGCGGGGAGGCAGTCAACGACGAAAGCTCTACAGCCTAGATCCCGTGGTGGACCAGGAAACCGTGCTCATGATTCAAGGTTTTATTCGCAAGCGCATGATCACCTCGGACCATCTTTTAGATTACCTCATGCGCATTATTGAAGAAACACGCCGCTCCGAATACCTCACCACGGGGCTGTCTACTCGAGGCTCCCTGGCTCTCCTGCACACGTCGCGAGCCCACGCTTTTATGGAAGGTCGAGATTATGTGATTCCGGAAGACGTCAAGGCGGTCGCCCCCTATGTGATCCCTCACCGGGTGTTTTTTCGAGAGGAGTATTCTTCAGTGGACAAAAAGGAGATTATCCGATTGATACTGGAACAGGTTCCGGTCCCCGCGTAA
- a CDS encoding DUF58 domain-containing protein: MGFAAVNTANNLIYVVTSTLLGFMLISGIAGKTNLTSVEVKISLPEEIYAETPTPVVVQVRNRRRFLPVFLVSVSVEPEQVLFPYLDGRGQSSRTIFLRFDRRGMTPSIRIWVASTFPFGFFVRSRPLKPIPPIVVFPKLLPCGVPSKPSARTVHGNDKVFEDRTGEEHDLQSIREYQPGDPLKKIHWKSSARTGRWLTKEFSTAAEDSVMVNLAHLPFKNLEARLSCAAFIINRALRRGKAVGLVLGSHRYEPKASLPYKRELLKVLALYGED, translated from the coding sequence GTGGGTTTTGCGGCCGTCAATACGGCCAACAACCTGATCTACGTCGTCACGTCCACACTTCTTGGATTCATGCTCATCTCGGGTATCGCGGGAAAAACGAACCTGACATCCGTGGAAGTCAAGATTTCGTTGCCCGAGGAAATTTATGCGGAAACACCGACCCCTGTGGTTGTTCAGGTACGAAACCGGCGTCGTTTTTTGCCCGTCTTTCTGGTGTCCGTCTCTGTGGAACCGGAACAGGTCCTGTTCCCTTACTTGGACGGCCGTGGTCAATCCTCTCGCACAATCTTTTTGCGTTTTGACCGGCGAGGGATGACGCCTTCCATTCGCATTTGGGTGGCATCAACTTTTCCGTTCGGTTTTTTTGTACGATCACGTCCATTGAAGCCTATCCCGCCGATTGTCGTTTTTCCGAAGCTTTTGCCCTGCGGGGTTCCTTCAAAACCGTCGGCTCGAACCGTGCACGGAAACGACAAGGTTTTTGAAGACCGTACGGGGGAAGAGCACGATCTGCAAAGTATTCGAGAATACCAGCCGGGGGATCCTCTTAAAAAGATCCACTGGAAATCTTCAGCTCGAACCGGACGTTGGCTTACCAAAGAATTTTCAACCGCCGCCGAAGATTCGGTCATGGTGAATCTGGCTCACTTGCCCTTCAAGAACCTGGAAGCCCGTCTATCCTGCGCGGCCTTTATCATCAACCGGGCTCTCCGTCGTGGCAAGGCTGTCGGCTTGGTGCTTGGAAGTCATAGGTATGAGCCGAAAGCCTCTTTGCCGTACAAGAGAGAACTGCTGAAGGTGTTAGCCCTCTATGGTGAAGACTAG
- a CDS encoding DUF3488 and transglutaminase-like domain-containing protein — MVKTRTALLCVTYLSALLSYSAVFSFVHPGAHATFAVLGILAIVRHFFKPFSISRHLLNWLALAVMLLSLSRVRLDLLVEPFVDGVLALLGIKLLEAQLGRDYLQIYLLCLFLLLGLGLLSLSISFLFFLSPLALLLTLSLLLLTMENSNPQGQVPIRAFAQLSGTAFAIGTLTVPVALLLFLILPRTNFPLLNLLSAFGKAGMGRSGFSETVSLGDVTSIQEDAAVVFRAKMNPVEPKDLYWRGMVFDRFDGVRWSPSSASKGETFSKVGSEDVEQVIFMEPFGMNVLFGLDRPVVVERIPVQSTKDGTFRVYAPIFKKTRYVVWSRRSSLFKEEKAPGPELLDVPSSLSPRFTSLAQTWASIPSPLERVRAITAFLQSSSFEYALENLPADLETFLFEDRRGNCEYFASALAVLARLAGVPARLVGGYRGGYYNQNGGYYLVLQKHAHVWVEVYLKGMGWLRLDPTPAAAITPAQLYTRSLLARWRLLLDTLNYYWFRTVVDYDLEKQIFVLRRVQALAASLSEKPISLPKIHFDTRALTFLGVSIVLVFLIVLWRIPKRNPVHSLREEYARRLQHHGYSLRPWQGVEEAAKTIEDPALRVRALRFAQEFERAVYRDRHLNKETLRALRSHLRSI, encoded by the coding sequence ATGGTGAAGACTAGAACCGCTCTGTTGTGCGTGACCTATTTGTCCGCCCTTTTGAGCTACAGTGCCGTCTTTTCCTTTGTGCATCCAGGGGCTCACGCCACCTTTGCGGTTCTTGGAATCCTTGCCATCGTGCGTCATTTTTTCAAGCCTTTTTCCATCTCCCGGCACCTTCTTAACTGGCTCGCTTTGGCTGTCATGCTGCTTTCCCTATCTCGAGTGCGACTGGATCTGCTTGTGGAGCCTTTCGTAGATGGCGTCCTGGCGCTTTTGGGTATCAAACTGCTGGAAGCCCAACTCGGTCGCGACTATCTGCAGATTTATCTTCTATGTCTTTTCCTTCTGTTGGGTCTGGGACTCCTCTCTTTGAGTATTTCCTTCCTGTTCTTTCTAAGCCCTCTGGCCCTTCTGCTGACCCTTTCTTTGCTGTTGCTCACCATGGAAAACTCAAATCCTCAAGGGCAAGTTCCCATCAGAGCCTTTGCCCAACTTTCCGGCACGGCTTTCGCCATCGGGACCCTGACTGTTCCGGTGGCTTTGCTGTTGTTTCTCATTCTTCCAAGAACCAACTTTCCGCTCCTGAACCTTTTGTCGGCTTTTGGAAAAGCCGGTATGGGACGTTCAGGGTTTTCGGAAACCGTGAGCCTGGGGGATGTCACTTCCATCCAGGAAGACGCCGCCGTGGTGTTTCGAGCCAAGATGAACCCTGTGGAACCCAAGGATCTGTACTGGCGAGGGATGGTGTTTGACCGTTTCGACGGCGTCCGTTGGAGTCCATCTTCGGCGTCCAAGGGGGAAACATTTTCAAAGGTTGGTTCCGAGGACGTGGAACAGGTTATCTTTATGGAACCTTTCGGCATGAATGTGCTTTTCGGATTGGACCGCCCCGTTGTGGTGGAACGGATTCCGGTGCAGAGCACAAAAGACGGCACCTTTCGTGTCTATGCTCCCATCTTTAAGAAAACACGCTACGTGGTCTGGTCCCGTCGCTCCAGCCTTTTCAAGGAAGAAAAAGCTCCAGGACCTGAATTGCTTGACGTGCCATCGTCCCTTTCGCCACGTTTCACCAGTCTGGCACAAACCTGGGCGTCGATCCCATCCCCTTTGGAACGTGTCCGGGCCATCACCGCTTTTCTTCAATCTTCCTCCTTTGAGTATGCTTTGGAAAATCTTCCCGCAGACCTGGAGACTTTCCTTTTTGAGGATCGTCGAGGCAACTGCGAATACTTTGCTTCCGCCCTGGCTGTTCTGGCACGTCTTGCGGGAGTTCCCGCTCGACTGGTGGGAGGTTACCGAGGAGGGTATTACAATCAAAACGGCGGGTATTACCTGGTTTTGCAAAAACATGCCCATGTATGGGTGGAGGTGTACCTGAAAGGAATGGGTTGGCTGCGGCTGGATCCCACACCGGCCGCAGCCATCACACCGGCTCAACTTTACACCCGATCCCTGCTGGCTCGATGGCGTCTTCTACTGGACACACTCAATTACTACTGGTTTCGCACTGTCGTGGACTATGACTTGGAAAAACAAATCTTTGTCCTACGGCGTGTTCAAGCCTTGGCGGCATCCCTTTCCGAAAAGCCCATCAGCCTTCCCAAAATCCATTTCGATACTCGGGCCTTGACCTTTCTTGGCGTCTCGATTGTCCTCGTCTTCCTTATCGTCTTATGGCGAATACCCAAAAGGAATCCGGTCCATAGTCTTCGCGAAGAATACGCCCGCCGTCTTCAGCACCACGGGTATTCCTTGAGGCCATGGCAGGGTGTCGAAGAAGCGGCAAAAACCATTGAAGATCCGGCACTGCGAGTGCGTGCCTTGCGGTTCGCTCAAGAATTTGAGCGCGCCGTCTATAGAGACCGGCACCTGAACAAGGAAACCCTACGCGCCCTCAGAAGTCATCTGCGAAGCATTTGA
- a CDS encoding response regulator: MRGLKYVWRSSGFKEKIGLDEVVVSNDELVVKPYRVLVVFGDAQLRRTIKGTLRQLGYQRVHAVENGFEALQWLESGEKTDVVITSLFMTRLDGFELLERIRSQPATKNLPVILVAGKATEQLVAQAIETDADGYLLMPFTPADLDRRIDELMELRSKPSLYQQLLLSGQATLETSPQESVMWFREAVHENPSNPIGHYWLGQALEKAGSLIEAEKAYRQAVELNPLHVKSMDRLREYYRKSGRTDELYEILGRLFRARPDRRDVALELGPLALTRGDVDRGTACFELLVGSVRHQPKALAAVLARFYRFKALQADVARLALEVFHNPVEKDPQTAYLLAYILAACGHAPQARDGLVRLLRRSKELEKPLVVKIHLLLAQIYEKVGITRLAAEHREAAESLEKS, translated from the coding sequence ATGAGAGGGCTGAAGTACGTTTGGCGATCGAGCGGGTTCAAGGAAAAAATAGGATTGGATGAGGTTGTTGTGAGCAACGACGAGCTAGTGGTCAAGCCTTATCGCGTGCTGGTGGTTTTCGGGGATGCTCAATTGCGCCGAACCATCAAGGGGACCCTTCGGCAACTGGGGTACCAACGTGTGCATGCCGTGGAAAACGGCTTTGAAGCGCTCCAATGGCTGGAATCGGGTGAGAAAACCGATGTGGTCATCACCAGCTTGTTCATGACCCGGCTCGATGGTTTTGAACTTTTGGAAAGGATACGTTCCCAGCCGGCCACCAAAAATCTTCCTGTGATTCTGGTGGCGGGAAAAGCCACGGAACAGTTGGTGGCCCAAGCCATAGAAACAGATGCCGACGGCTATCTGCTCATGCCTTTTACACCGGCCGATCTGGACCGGCGCATTGACGAGCTGATGGAGCTACGCAGCAAGCCGAGCCTCTATCAGCAATTACTCCTCTCCGGCCAGGCGACTTTGGAAACGTCGCCTCAAGAATCGGTCATGTGGTTTCGAGAAGCCGTCCATGAGAATCCATCGAATCCCATCGGCCATTATTGGCTCGGGCAAGCCTTGGAAAAGGCGGGCTCTTTGATCGAGGCGGAAAAAGCTTATCGTCAAGCCGTGGAACTCAACCCACTGCACGTCAAGTCCATGGATCGGCTCAGGGAATACTACCGCAAAAGCGGTCGCACCGATGAACTTTACGAGATCTTGGGCCGTCTATTTCGGGCCCGGCCCGACCGTCGTGATGTGGCCTTGGAACTGGGGCCTTTGGCTTTGACCAGAGGGGATGTGGATCGAGGCACGGCCTGTTTTGAACTCCTTGTCGGAAGTGTTCGGCATCAACCCAAGGCCTTGGCGGCGGTGCTGGCTCGGTTTTATCGATTCAAAGCGCTGCAGGCCGATGTGGCACGTCTTGCCCTGGAAGTTTTTCATAACCCCGTGGAAAAAGATCCCCAGACCGCCTATCTGCTGGCCTATATTCTCGCAGCCTGCGGCCATGCCCCGCAGGCTCGCGACGGTTTGGTGAGACTTCTTCGACGTTCCAAGGAACTGGAAAAACCTTTGGTTGTCAAAATTCATCTGCTTTTGGCACAAATCTACGAAAAAGTCGGAATCACAAGGCTGGCCGCGGAACATCGTGAAGCGGCCGAATCCCTTGAAAAGTCCTGA
- the rpmB gene encoding 50S ribosomal protein L28: MSRACQFCGKTPHVGHNVSHANNKTKKVWYPNLQRVRHVHADGTVRRVRACTRCIRSGMVVKPA; this comes from the coding sequence ATGAGTCGTGCATGCCAATTTTGCGGAAAGACGCCTCATGTGGGGCATAATGTCAGTCACGCCAACAACAAGACCAAGAAGGTTTGGTATCCGAACCTGCAGCGTGTGCGCCACGTGCATGCGGATGGAACGGTTCGACGTGTGCGAGCCTGCACCCGTTGCATTCGTTCCGGCATGGTGGTGAAACCTGCCTAA
- a CDS encoding dihydropteroate synthase: MKLAADNLHALNPQVAQAIRDMDPGPVREMVQRCTLPGVDWIDINPGYLSKRHEDRMAFLVETVEAVTDRGLILDSPNPRVLARGLSVCRKTPILSALSLEPHKIDGMLPLAVEYRTPLVVLLMDERSRVPVSVEERLALAIQLREAAVTAGIPSHRLIFDPVLPNLSWPDAQRHLREVIRTVRLLSGWSIFSEPVRTMVGLSNLRSGLRKKYPVEVEWQCLAVLAGAGLDTVLADTVQPGFLTFYETLKNLVADGEP; encoded by the coding sequence ATGAAACTGGCGGCCGATAACCTTCACGCCCTCAACCCACAAGTAGCTCAGGCCATTCGCGACATGGACCCTGGTCCCGTTCGAGAAATGGTCCAACGATGCACTTTACCCGGCGTGGACTGGATTGATATCAACCCAGGATATTTATCCAAGCGCCATGAAGATCGCATGGCTTTTCTCGTGGAAACGGTGGAAGCCGTCACCGATCGAGGGCTCATTCTCGACAGCCCGAACCCTCGAGTTCTGGCTCGAGGATTGTCCGTGTGCCGTAAGACACCCATTCTGAGTGCCTTATCACTGGAACCGCACAAGATCGACGGCATGCTTCCTCTAGCTGTGGAATATAGGACTCCTCTGGTGGTTCTGCTTATGGACGAACGATCTCGAGTTCCGGTTTCTGTGGAAGAAAGGCTCGCTTTGGCCATCCAGCTTCGAGAAGCGGCCGTTACTGCAGGTATTCCGTCGCATCGGCTGATCTTTGATCCGGTTCTGCCCAATCTCAGCTGGCCTGATGCGCAGCGACATCTGCGAGAAGTCATCAGAACCGTGCGGCTGCTTTCAGGCTGGTCCATCTTTTCCGAACCCGTGCGCACCATGGTGGGATTGTCCAACCTGCGAAGCGGACTAAGAAAAAAATACCCTGTGGAAGTGGAATGGCAATGTTTGGCGGTTCTGGCGGGAGCCGGCCTGGACACGGTCCTGGCGGACACGGTCCAGCCCGGTTTTCTCACTTTTTATGAAACGCTTAAAAACCTTGTCGCCGACGGGGAACCATAG
- a CDS encoding cyclodeaminase/cyclohydrolase family protein yields the protein MPLLYDDAFLEVLRQPRPDPGGGSAAAHGALMALCLLEKVIALEKKRASGATASDLWWEERRREINSMAHELFWYRKHDVEVYKNLAATRKSQHSLSARDSAAEAASQVPLNVMKAAAAALETSEAVGARCARHLTADVAVAVEFLGSAVQGAFWIGLANAQLVENAKRRETLIQTLLKHREKGEERLRHVREILKDRNETGGR from the coding sequence ATGCCCTTGCTCTATGATGACGCCTTTCTTGAAGTGCTAAGACAACCCAGGCCGGATCCGGGAGGCGGATCCGCCGCCGCCCATGGCGCCTTGATGGCCCTGTGCCTCCTGGAAAAGGTGATCGCTCTTGAAAAAAAACGAGCCTCAGGAGCTACGGCTAGTGATTTATGGTGGGAAGAAAGACGGCGAGAGATAAACTCTATGGCCCACGAACTTTTCTGGTACCGAAAGCACGATGTGGAAGTCTATAAAAATCTTGCTGCCACGCGGAAAAGCCAACATTCGCTATCGGCTCGGGATTCGGCCGCCGAAGCGGCGTCTCAAGTTCCCTTGAACGTCATGAAAGCTGCCGCCGCGGCTTTGGAAACCTCCGAGGCCGTGGGGGCGCGATGTGCTCGCCATTTAACGGCCGATGTGGCCGTTGCCGTGGAATTTCTCGGATCAGCCGTCCAAGGAGCCTTCTGGATCGGGCTGGCCAATGCTCAGCTCGTCGAAAACGCGAAGCGTCGAGAGACTCTCATTCAGACTCTCTTGAAACATCGCGAAAAAGGCGAGGAGAGACTGCGCCATGTAAGGGAGATTCTGAAGGATCGCAATGAAACTGGCGGCCGATAA
- a CDS encoding bifunctional (p)ppGpp synthetase/guanosine-3',5'-bis(diphosphate) 3'-pyrophosphohydrolase, which translates to MTQYFQIEDQVLRYFPEADVALMRRAYTLCAKMHRGKPRLPSEPYLEHYLETASLMARLQMDDHTVAGCFLHDALDDGMLSAEDLKNDFGDHVAAIVSGVHRVSQFRLEEGKEKQAEDLRKMILAMTRDVRVIFIKLADVLHDTRAIHRFSNGEKATLAREAMEIYAPLASRLGIEWMKVELEDRAFAALYPEAYVELQTRLQKTEIERRRYIEEVRSILTDKLKENNLRGRVLGRPKHLYSIYRKMAAQHLDLDRIYDLIAFRIITDSVPACYEILALVHALWEPVPGRYKDYIARPKPNMYQSLHTTVIGPHGERMEVQIRTEEMDRVANEGIAAHWLYKEGRPLEGVGREEAERFSWLRQLLEPEKGWRNPKSFFESFQLDLYPDEVYVFSPDGDVKVLPRGATPIDFAYAVHTEVGHRCVGARVNGKIVPLRSELNNGDVVEIITAPNQKPSKDWLNFVKSSKARSRIRHWIKTEERDRSIAMGREICEREFRKRGLNFNHYINSPELLEAARQFSLRTVDDLLASVGYKKLSPVQLIGRLPLPEPELVEPREEKPPERKKPSKVDEGIRVQGVEDVLFRMAKCCNPLPGEPIVGYITRGRGVTIHRLSCKNAGTGDEERRIDVQWDTGEAQTYPVDIKVVYDGDRATVGALSTLLGQLDVTVNDFRIERTGTGVAYCRFRVEVRDSEHLNRVMTALRNEKNVYEVLRVSE; encoded by the coding sequence GTGACGCAGTATTTTCAGATCGAAGATCAGGTGTTGCGTTATTTTCCAGAAGCGGACGTGGCCTTGATGCGACGGGCTTATACCCTGTGCGCCAAAATGCACCGAGGTAAACCCAGATTGCCTTCGGAACCTTACCTGGAACACTACCTGGAAACGGCATCCCTTATGGCTCGCCTTCAGATGGATGACCACACCGTCGCCGGATGTTTTCTGCATGACGCTCTAGATGACGGCATGTTATCCGCCGAAGATCTCAAGAATGATTTCGGCGATCATGTGGCGGCCATCGTTTCCGGTGTGCACCGAGTGTCCCAATTTCGCTTGGAGGAAGGCAAGGAAAAGCAGGCCGAAGATCTCCGTAAGATGATTTTGGCCATGACCAGGGATGTGCGGGTCATTTTCATCAAACTGGCCGATGTGCTCCATGATACTCGAGCGATCCATCGATTTTCCAACGGAGAAAAAGCCACTTTGGCCCGTGAGGCCATGGAAATCTATGCCCCTTTGGCCAGCCGTCTGGGTATCGAATGGATGAAGGTGGAACTGGAAGATCGGGCTTTTGCCGCCCTGTATCCGGAAGCCTATGTCGAACTGCAAACCCGCCTGCAAAAGACCGAGATCGAACGGCGTCGCTACATCGAAGAAGTGCGAAGCATTCTTACGGATAAACTGAAGGAAAACAACCTTAGAGGGCGGGTTCTTGGGCGTCCGAAACACCTTTACAGCATCTATAGAAAAATGGCCGCCCAACACCTGGACTTGGATCGCATCTACGATCTCATCGCCTTTCGCATCATCACGGATTCGGTTCCGGCCTGTTACGAAATTCTCGCCCTGGTGCACGCTTTGTGGGAACCTGTTCCGGGCCGCTACAAGGACTATATCGCTCGACCCAAACCCAATATGTACCAGTCCTTGCACACCACGGTCATTGGGCCGCACGGGGAACGCATGGAGGTTCAGATTCGAACCGAAGAAATGGATCGTGTGGCCAACGAAGGTATCGCCGCGCATTGGCTTTACAAGGAAGGGCGTCCCCTGGAAGGTGTCGGTCGTGAAGAAGCGGAACGGTTTTCGTGGTTGCGTCAGTTGCTGGAACCCGAAAAGGGATGGCGAAATCCCAAGAGTTTCTTTGAAAGCTTTCAGCTGGATCTTTATCCCGACGAAGTTTACGTGTTTTCCCCCGACGGGGATGTGAAGGTCCTGCCGCGTGGTGCCACTCCCATCGACTTCGCTTATGCCGTTCACACGGAAGTGGGGCATCGATGTGTTGGAGCGCGGGTCAACGGAAAGATTGTTCCGTTGCGATCCGAACTCAACAACGGGGATGTGGTGGAAATCATCACGGCCCCCAATCAAAAGCCCAGCAAGGATTGGCTCAATTTCGTCAAGAGCAGTAAGGCGCGGAGCCGAATTCGCCATTGGATCAAGACGGAAGAGCGGGATCGCTCCATCGCCATGGGCCGGGAAATCTGCGAACGAGAATTTCGCAAAAGAGGCCTCAATTTCAACCACTATATCAATTCCCCGGAACTGCTGGAGGCAGCACGGCAGTTTTCCTTGCGTACCGTGGACGATCTTTTGGCCAGCGTGGGATACAAGAAACTCTCTCCCGTGCAGCTTATCGGACGGTTGCCTTTGCCCGAGCCGGAACTGGTAGAGCCTCGGGAAGAAAAACCACCGGAACGGAAAAAACCTTCCAAGGTCGACGAAGGGATTCGAGTTCAAGGGGTGGAAGATGTGTTGTTTCGCATGGCCAAGTGCTGCAATCCTCTGCCGGGAGAACCCATCGTGGGCTATATCACACGAGGCCGTGGAGTTACCATTCACAGGCTTTCCTGTAAAAACGCCGGTACCGGAGACGAAGAACGTCGCATCGACGTGCAGTGGGATACCGGGGAAGCTCAAACTTACCCCGTGGATATCAAGGTGGTCTATGACGGGGATCGGGCCACGGTGGGAGCCTTGAGTACCCTGCTGGGGCAATTGGATGTGACCGTGAATGATTTTCGCATTGAACGCACCGGTACAGGCGTGGCCTACTGTCGATTCCGTGTGGAAGTTCGAGACAGCGAGCACTTGAACCGAGTCATGACCGCCCTTCGAAACGAAAAGAACGTCTATGAAGTGCTTCGGGTCAGCGAATGA
- the ispG gene encoding flavodoxin-dependent (E)-4-hydroxy-3-methylbut-2-enyl-diphosphate synthase, translating to MKGLQRRRISRQIHVGNVPIGGDAPIVVQSMTNTDTRNIPATVAQIQRLVQAGCEIVRVAVPDTDAVEALGRIKKAVTVPIIADIHFDYRLALGALRAGADGLRINPGNIGDREKVRRVAEEARDRGVSIRIGVNSGSVEKDLLARHGGPTAEAMVESALRHMDFVTQCGLTAFKVSLKSSDVLTTVEAYRRLAELSDVPLHVGVTEAGPPVLGAVKSALGIGLLLAEGIGDTIRVSITADPEEELPIAYAILRSLGLRNRGVDVISCPTCGRTEWKLMDVVPEVERRLRHIATPLKVAVMGCVVNGPGEAREADVGIAGGRGHGVLFKKGKLVEKLPEEKVLERLLREVQAMTGELGA from the coding sequence GTGAAAGGTTTGCAGCGCCGCCGAATCTCGCGGCAAATTCACGTGGGAAATGTTCCCATCGGTGGGGACGCTCCTATAGTCGTTCAGTCCATGACCAACACGGACACGCGAAACATTCCCGCCACCGTGGCCCAGATTCAAAGGCTTGTCCAAGCGGGTTGCGAGATTGTTCGAGTGGCGGTGCCCGATACGGATGCCGTGGAAGCTCTCGGCCGTATCAAAAAAGCCGTAACGGTTCCCATTATTGCCGACATCCATTTCGACTACCGATTGGCCCTAGGGGCTTTACGAGCCGGCGCAGACGGGCTTCGCATCAATCCTGGAAATATTGGAGATCGTGAGAAGGTGCGGCGGGTGGCTGAGGAGGCTCGAGATCGAGGGGTGTCGATTCGTATCGGAGTAAACAGCGGATCGGTGGAAAAGGATCTTCTGGCCAGGCACGGAGGACCGACGGCCGAGGCCATGGTGGAAAGCGCTTTGAGGCACATGGACTTTGTTACCCAATGCGGCCTCACGGCTTTCAAGGTTTCCTTGAAATCTTCCGATGTTCTTACCACCGTGGAAGCGTATCGCCGACTGGCCGAGTTATCCGATGTGCCGCTCCATGTAGGGGTCACCGAAGCGGGTCCTCCCGTGCTCGGGGCAGTGAAATCGGCCCTTGGCATCGGGTTGCTCCTGGCGGAAGGCATCGGGGACACGATCCGCGTCTCCATCACGGCAGATCCTGAAGAAGAGCTTCCCATCGCTTACGCGATCTTGCGTTCTCTGGGACTCAGAAACCGCGGCGTGGATGTGATCAGCTGTCCGACCTGCGGCCGTACGGAATGGAAACTCATGGACGTGGTGCCTGAGGTGGAACGACGACTTCGGCACATCGCCACCCCCTTGAAAGTGGCGGTGATGGGATGTGTCGTCAACGGACCGGGTGAAGCTCGTGAAGCGGATGTGGGTATTGCAGGGGGCCGAGGGCACGGCGTCTTGTTCAAAAAGGGCAAACTGGTGGAAAAGCTTCCCGAAGAAAAGGTGCTGGAACGACTGTTGCGTGAAGTCCAGGCCATGACGGGGGAATTAGGGGCGTGA